The following proteins are encoded in a genomic region of Drosophila miranda strain MSH22 chromosome 4, D.miranda_PacBio2.1, whole genome shotgun sequence:
- the LOC108162855 gene encoding histone acetyltransferase KAT7 has protein sequence MAMESGTSSSESGSTTTSGSTSCTESGSSSDSDSSSATPEEKPSTAAAPASKSQQQQQQQTSGSTALRRKATATEAEKPKTFGTTSLTSAASKVRSVAASNHRLTSDDDDEDDTPPPVKKNARSNNTGTAAIAATAAPATRRKPPPAIGRAKPPPASRSNNPPQRSAPVARATENGDCKRPSLSSSSNSTDDSTKVAKNGRKVPLKMASTVRAKQVAARAKLPQIKKNGGGAGPAPVPVPPPPISSEGSDSESGTGSGDDSSSGSDSEGSDSSNSYSSQPPKNAKGKRPVVGGKPPRSDSEEERKDKANPMRKLTRSLSMRRSKQQQPKEETDYESDEDLENDKMLLTKSSPGKKPAPSILNSAKSKVKKEGVAISSGVFSSLKSRPVSPITQTEKKCPIEGCDSSGHLSGNLDKHFLPEACPIYHNMSASECKERASERKIRNEKRGKMPISIVKAPGNQHTNLKSLTPEQREFLAKIRESRASFRPINNNFMDSKVKLEKDCTDEDREPSLTGLVPDYDLQLFREAQAQASERIEDELKDLPVGKGIKYISMGKYKMKVWYQSPYPDDAARLPKMYICEFCLRYQKSETGIKRHAEKCVWRHPPGDEIYRKGKLQVWQVDGKRHKQYCQHLCLLAKFFLDHKTLYYDVEPFLFYIMTLADIDGCHIVGYFSKHIPFLQEKNSFYNVSCILTLPPYQRKGYGRLLIDFSYLLTRVEGKIGSPEKPLSDLGLISYRSYWKDVLLDYLCNRSGNTLNIKDVSQEMAIYSYDIVSTLQALGMMKYWKGKHIVLKKQDVLDEYEERVKRRGTFPKIDDSCLRWQPFIPVQPSAESP, from the exons ATGGCCATGGAGTCGGGGACAAGCAGCTCAGAATCGGGCAGCACAACAACAAGTGGTTCCACCAGCTGCACAGAATCGGGCAGCTCCTCGGACTCGGATTCCAGCAGTGCAACGCCCGAGGAGAAACCCTCGACGGCAGCTGCTCCGGCCTCGAAatcacagcagcagcaacaacaacaaacatcCGGCTCCACAGCGCTACGCCGAAAAGCGAcagcaacagaagcagaaAAGCCCAAGACTTTCGGTACGACATCTCTGACCTCGGCTGCCAGTAAAGTGCGCTCCGTGGCGGCCTCCAATCATCGTTTGACCagcgatgacgacgacgaggatgaCACGCCGCCGCCTGTGAAGAAAAATGCACGCTCCAACAACACAGGAACAGCCGCAAtcgcagcaacagcagcaccagcaacaagGCGGAAGCCACCTCCTGCGATAGGAAGAGCAAAGCCTCCGCCGGCATCCAGAAGCAATAATCCACCACAGAGATCTGCGCCAGTCGCTCGGGCCACGGAGAATGGCGACTGCAAGAGGCCAtcgctctcctcctcctccaacAGCACGGATGACTCGACAAAAGTGGCCAAGAACGGCCGCAAGGTGCCCCTCAAGATGGCCAGCACAGTGCGGGCTAAGCAGGTTGCAGCTCGAGCGAAACTGCCGCAAATCAAGAAGAATGGTGGTGGTGCAGGGCCAGCCCCAGTGCCAGTACCACCACCGCCAATCAGCAGCGAGGGAAGCGATTCAGAGAGCGGTACCGGCTCTGGGGATGACTCCAGCTCGGGGAGCGACTCGGAGGGCAGTGATTCCAGCAACTCGTACAGTTCTCAGCCGCCCAAGAATGCCAAGGGCAAGCGGCCAGTAGTAGGTGGCAAGCCGCCACGATCGGACAGCGAGGAGGAGCGCAAGGACAAGGCCAATCCAATGCGAAAGCTAACCCGATCGCTGAGCATGCGCAGGtccaaacagcaacagcccaAAGAGGAGACCGACTACGAATCGGATGAGGATCTGGAGAACGACAAGATGTTGCTCACAAAAAGCAGCCCCGGCAAGAAGCCGGCTCCCTCAATCCTCAACAGTGCCAAGAGCAAGGTGAAAAAGGAGGGAGTTGCCATTAGTAGTGGAGTGTTCAGCTCCCTCAAGTCTCGTCCAGTGTCGCCCATTACCCAAACGGAGAAGAAGTGCCCCATCGAGGGCTGCGACTCCTCTGGCCACCTCAGCGGCAATCTGGACAAGCATTTTCTGCCCGAAGCGTGTCCCATTTACCACAACATGTCCGCCTCCGAGTGCAAGGAGCGGGCCAGCGAGAGGAAGATCCGCAACGAGAAACGTGGGAAGATGCCTATCAGCATTGTGAAGGCGCCTGGCAATCAACATACAAATCTCAAATCGCTTACGCCCGAACAGCGTGAGTTTCTGGCCAAGATCAGAGAATCTCGAGCGAGTTTTCGGCCCATCAATAATAATTTCATGGATTCAAAA GTTAAGCTCGAAAAAGACTGCACCGATGAGGATCGTGAACCGAGTCTCACGGGCCTGGTGCCCGACTATGACCTGCAATTGTTTCGCGAGGCCCAGGCTCAGGCCTCCGAAAGGATAGAAGATGAACTCAAGGATCTGCCCGTAGGAAAAGGAATCAA ATACATCAGCATGGGCAAATACAAAATGAAAGTCTGGTATCAGTCCCCGTATCCGGATGATGCCGCCCGCCTGCCCAAGATGTACATTTGCGAGTTCTGCCTGCGATACCAGAAATCCGAGACGGGCATCAAGCGGCATGCGGAGAAATGCGTCTGGCGGCATCCGCCAGGCGATGAAATCTATCGCAAGGGGAAGCTGCAGGTCTGGCAGGTTGATGGCAAGCGCCATAAGCAATACTGTCAGCATCTCTGTCTGCTGGCCAAGTTCTTTCTGGACCACAAGACCCTCTACTATGATGTGGAACCATTTCTGTTCTACATCATGACGCTGGCAGATATCGATGGCTGTCATATTGTGGGCTACTTTAGCAAG CATATTCCTTTCCTGCAAGAGAAAAACTCGTTTTATAATGTCTCATGTATCTTAACACTGCCGCCATATCAAAGAAAAGGTTATGGGAGATTACTCATCGATTTCA GCTATCTCCTGACACGAGTGGAGGGCAAAATCGGTTCGCCGGAGAAACCGCTATCCGATCTGGGCCTGATCTCGTACAGATCCTACTGGAAGGATGTGCTGTTGGACTATTTGTGCAATCGTTCAGGGAATACCCTGAACATCAAGGATGTATCTCAG GAAATGGCCATATACTCTTATGATATAGTCAGCACCTTGCAGGCTCTGGGCATGATGAAGTACTGGAAGGGCAAGCATATAGTACTCAAAAAGCAA GACGTTCTGGATGAGTACGAGGAGCGTGTTAAACGTCGCGGTACCTTTCCCAAAATAGACGACTCCTGTCTGCGCTGGCAGCCCTTCATTCCTGTACAGCCCAGTGCCGAATCGCCTTAA
- the LOC108162859 gene encoding SOSS complex subunit B homolog, giving the protein MYNVDCIPIKDIKPGLKNINVIFIVLDVGSATVTKENREVRNFKVGDLTASINVSIWDEPGKLIIPGDIIRLTKGYACLWRHCLTLYSGKNGEVFKIGEFCMIFNENINMSEPKRPEPALVPPVVLPAVLPGGLPAVGPSGVTAKGGPAGISPAVVPAVLPVVQPPTPVTAAAATPTVVKQGTRGGRGGGRGGSHKGERR; this is encoded by the coding sequence ATGTACAACGTGGATTGCATACCCATCAAGGACATCAAGCCGGGCCTGAAGAACATCAATGTGATCTTCATTGTCCTGGATGTGGGTTCTGCAACGGTAACGAAGGAAAATCGGGAGGTGCGAAACTTTAAGGTGGGCGATCTCACGGCCAGCATAAATGTTTCCATTTGGGACGAGCCCGGAAAACTAATCATTCCGGGGGATATAATTCGGCTAACGAAAGGTTATGCATGCCTCTGGCGGCACTGTCTCACCCTCTATTCCGGCAAGAATGGTGAGGTCTTCAAAATCGGCGAATTCTGTATGATTTTCAACGAGAATATCAATATGAGCGAGCCCAAAAGGCCAGAGCCAGCACTCGTGCCACCAGTCGTTCTGCCAGCCGTCCTGCCAGGCGGTCTTCCAGCTGTGGGTCCTTCGGGCGTAACAGCCAAAGGTGGTCCGGCTGGCATCTCTCCAGCCGTGGTGCCGGCGGTTCTCCCCGTGGTCCAGCCTCCCACCCCCGTCACTGCAGCCGCAGCCACGCCCACTGTGGTGAAGCAGGGCACCCGCGgcggccgaggaggaggacgaggtGGCTCCCACAAAGGGGAAAGGCGATAA